The following coding sequences lie in one Arachis hypogaea cultivar Tifrunner chromosome 4, arahy.Tifrunner.gnm2.J5K5, whole genome shotgun sequence genomic window:
- the LOC112798020 gene encoding uncharacterized protein, whose protein sequence is MASTAEPSPYSTSRRRDDESEFNLREWGMKGRIISRENTNSRRYSGSYMRSFREDTRSFRSNITISSTASSPGYPLKDEIDPSTYSFTTALKALQAKASYNSWECLSPDGFALNSKWNEAEKYICNPLSGEVPMECLSAKTLSGRSFRSFTNRITMSAPLVYSSSRHIQAKPSSLIEEDEAAPPQYPIPEKKKEGMTRDVGVQSTPQYLSSSSPSPASTPSIIERSKNRAADSPNSNAKTKSEEEVEVKDTETWETKETVHHQRGKNDWSKHEEQLCRRQGGCFSWMMRKNRQRDTEKQRRNSIFLIHFKGC, encoded by the exons ATGGCATCAACTGCTGAACCATCTCCTTATAGCACTTCAAGGAGAAGAGATGATGAATCAGAGTTCAATTTGAGAGAATGGGGAATGAAAGGTAGAATCATCAGCAGAGAGAACACCAACTCAAGAAGGTATTCAGGATCATACATGAGAAGCTTTAGAGAAGACACAAGGTCTTTCAGATCAAACATAACCATTTCTAGCACAGCTTCTTCACCAGGATACCCTTTAAAAG ATGAAATAGACCCTTCAACATACTCATTCACCACTGCTCTTAAAG CATTGCAAGCAAAAGCAAGCTATAACAGTTGGGAATGCTTATCCCCAGATGGGTTTGCATTGAATTCAAAGTGgaatgaagcagaaaagtacatATGCAACCCTCTCTCAGGAGAAGTACCAATGGAGTGTCTATCTGCAAAAACTCTTAGTGGAAGATCATTCAGAAGTTTCACAAACAGAATCACCATGTCTGCTCCTCTAGTTTATTCCTCTTCAAGACATATTCAAGCCAAACCATCTAGTCTcatagaagaagatgaagcagCTCCTCCTCAATACCCCATTCCAG agaagaaaaaagaggGAATGACAAGAGATGttggtgttcaaagcacaccTCAATATCTTAGTTCAAGCAGTCCTAGCCCTGCTTCAACACCTTCAATCATAGAAAGGTCAAAAAATAGAGCTGCAGATTCACCTAATTCAAATGCCAAAACAAAATCTGAAGAAGAG GTGGAAGTGAAAGATACAGAAACATGGGAGACAAAAGAAACAGTTCATCATCAAAGAGGAAAGAATGATTGGAGCAAACATGAAGAACAACTTTGCAGAAGGCAAGGTGGTTGCTTTTCTTGGATGATGAGGAAGAATAGGCAGAGAGACActgaaaaacaaagaagaaataGCATCTTTCTCATTCACTTCAAAGGttgctaa